In Rutidosis leptorrhynchoides isolate AG116_Rl617_1_P2 chromosome 6, CSIRO_AGI_Rlap_v1, whole genome shotgun sequence, the DNA window ggcatagccaggaattgaacccgggtggtgtccttcattgggcaactcggtggccactcagacaAGCCTGAATGATTAACACGTGATAGGATTTCAAATCCTAGAATTTCAAAAATCCCCAAAATTTCCTTAATTTACCTCAGTAATTTAATCTTAGACATTTCAGTAACCAATATATTCATAAATTTTCAGTTAACAAATATTTGATCTTAGACATTTCAGATTACATTTCCGTCGCCAACAAGGTTTTGAAAAGCACTCCTTAATGGACTACTGTACTAATGGTCTCATAATGGGCTATTAAATTAAAAGAGACAGCCCAATCGGTAAAAATGTTGCGATTCTCATTCTAAAGCCGAATATGCCTTTCGCCCTTTCttcatataaatataaaatttattatttatttaataaataaaataaatatcttCAAAGGGTAACGATATATTTAGGGTTTTAAGAAGCATCCGCCGCTCACTTTATATCCACCGTTGTGTAGACCAAAATTTAGGGTCTCACTACATCGCCGCTTGCTCTCTTCTTTCAGGTATACTCACTCATCTTCTAACATTTCTATCACCAATCTTTCATCTGATCTGTACGTGATCTGTGCCTCATCTGATTTGTGCTTGATCTTTGCTCAGTTGTGATAGAATTCGTTTTATGAATGATTGTTGTCTGTATATGCAAACAGCTAATCTTCTCTATTATGAAGATGAATTGATAcggatatatatttatatgcttGTATGTATAATTGATTACTATTGTTTAATATGCTTTTGATGCTATGTACCGAGTACTTGttctattattgattgttattgttTATCATCGTGTTAATCGTCAACATACGTGGTTATATGTTTTCTGTACTCGTTTCTAATTATTTTTTGCTATCATGAATTATCGAGATATGTTAACGGCTAATCATTTCCGATATGTAGAtggatatatacggatatatatttataagtttgtatatataattGATTTAGCATGTTCCGTTTGATTATGATAGTTCATTATTATCGTTTGATAAGCTTTTGATGCTCTGCAGCAAGTAATTGTTTATTACTTCGTATGATTCATTTCTGTTTATAATCATTTTTTTATGAATATGATTGTTTGTGTATATCAACCTAATAAGTGTATTTGATTTGTTTAAATTGCTTCAAGTgagtatctaattaagttattgtagatatgattgatttgttGTTGATCTTAAAACTGTATGAAGGATTGTGTAATTCTGTAATCTAAAGCTGTTTGAAGGATTCTGTAATCATGTATTTTAAAGATGTTTGAAGGATTGTGTAATTATGTACTTCAAAACTATTTGAAGGATTGTGTAACTATGAATATTATTGTTTGTGTATATCAGCATATGGTCTGTATTTGATATTACTTGATATTTTCAGTCATTTTAATTTAGTATCTAATCTAATATCTGATTAAGTTATTGTGGATATGATTTGTTGTTTGACTGAATCTTTTTAAAGGATTGTGTAATTATGTGCTTTGATATGTAAAGTAGTTCATTTCAAGTATTGTTTGAGTCTTGTATGTTGATTAGTATTATTACTTGATATTATTGTTTAACTATAAATATTATTGTTTGTATATATCAACATATGGTCTGTATTTGATATTACTTGATATTTTCAGTTATTTTGATTTAGTATCTGTATCTGATTGAGTTTTTGTGGATATGATTGATTTGTTGTTTGCAAAACTGTTTGAAGAATTGCGTAATTATATGATTTGATGTGTAAAGTAGGATATTTTAAGTATTGTTTGTGTCCTCGATGTTGATTAGTATTATTAGAAAATGATCATTTCTGCTTTTAAAATTGGCTTTAAGagttacatgacttcatttttgttTTACAAGATGATTGTTTGTGAACAATCACCTTTTATATCATAATTGCTATTAGATACGTCGTATTTGCAACACAGTCAGAACATCTTCACATTAGAATTCTCTATGTTAGTGGAACACTGAAAcatgtatttgttttgtgtggctgTCAATCTGTATGAATGTTTTCGGTCTCTTTTTTATTCCGCAGATCAATTCTGTAAAGTAGCTCTGGATATCgtttgtattttaatatattactcTGGTTGATGACTGACCAAGTGTTTTGTCTTCTTATTTCAGGATTTTTCTTGAAAGCTTTCTTTTAGCATTTTCGTTGGGCATCTAAAAACTAGTCAAAATGGTAATTTATCTAGTTTTGCTTATATTGTTCTTTTTGTTGCTTACTTTTTCAACGTGTTACCAAGTGAAATAACATTATACTGTTTTTTGTGAACCTAACAGGTGAAGTTTACAGCTGAAGAGCTTCGCCGAATTATGGACATGAAGCATAACATTCGTAATATGTCTGTTATCGCTCATGTTGATCATGGTACTGAAGCAGTCTCATTTCTCTTTATTATAGTGGCCGTGTTTCAAGTTTTATATAATtatctattatattatatatatgggttTTGAAGCGGCGATAGGTTTTTACTAATGTTAATTAGTACTTGGGTAACAAGTTTCAATTCAATGGTAACATGTGCTTTTCTTGTGCTGATTAAAATTAATGCAGTCTaaattgttttctggaatttttgTGTATTTTTTTGTTATCCGACAATATTCTTCTCTTTATGGATTGTGTGCCTGTCTCTTTTTCTAACTTTTATTTCTTCTCATTCATTTAGGAAAATCAACCTTGACCGATTCTTTGGTGGCTGCTGCTGGTATTATTGCCCAGGAAGTTGCTGGAGATGTTCGTATGACTGATACTCGTGCTGATGAAGCAGAACGTGGTATCACCATCAAGTCTACCGGTATCTCGCTTTACTATGAGATGACTGATGCAGCTCTTAAAAGCTTCAAGGGAGAACGTATGGGGAATGAGTACCTGATCAATCTTATTGATTCACCTGGGCACGTTGACTTTTCTTCTGAAGTTACCGCAGCCTTACGTATTACCGATGGTGCACTTGTTGTGGTGGATTGTATTGAAGGTGTTTGTGTCCAAACCGAAACTGTCCTTCGACAAGCTCTTGGTGAAAGGATTCGACCTGTGTTGACTGTCAACAAGATGGACAGATGTTTTCTCGAGCTTCAGGTTGATGGTGAAGAAGCTTATCAAACCTTCCAAAGAGTTATTGAAAATGCTAATGTCATCATGGCTACATATGAGGACCCACTTCTAGGTGATGTCATGGTTTACCCTGAGAAAGGTACTGTTGCTTTCTCTGCTGGGCTTCATGGTTGGGCATTCACCTTAACCAACTTCGCAAAGATGTATGCATCTAAATTTGGTGTGGATGAGTCTAAAATGATGGAAAGGCTTTGGGGTGAGAACTTTTTTGACCCAAAAACCAAGAAGTGGACCACCAAGAACACAGGTTCTGCAACTTGCAAGCGTGGGTTTGTTCAGTTTTGTTACGAACCAATTAAGCAAGTTATTAATACTTGCATGAATGACCAGAAGGATCAGTTATGGCCTATGTTGACCAAGCTTGGTGTTTCTTTGAAGTCCGAGGAAAAAGAGTTGATGGGCAAGGCTTTAATGAAGCGTGTTATGCAGACTTGGCTTCCTGCTGCTACGGCCCTACTTGAAATGATGATATTCCATTTGCCTTCTCCTCACACTGCCCAAAGATACCGTGTGGAGAATTTGTACGAGGGTCCTTTGGATGATCAGTATGCAAACGCTATCAGAAACTGTGATCCTGATGGTCCTCTCATGCTTTACGTTTCTAAGATGATTCCCGCATCTGACAAGGGCAGATTCTTTGCCTTTGGTCGAGTTTTTGCTGGAAAAGTTTCTACTGGTTTGAAGGTTAGGATCATGGGTCCTAACTTTGTCCCTGGTGAAAAGAAGGATCTTTATGTAAAGAGTGTGCAGAGAACTGTTATTTGGATGGGAAAGAAACAAGAAACCGTTGAAGATGTTCCTTGTGGTAACACTGTGGCTTTGGTTGGTTTGGATCAGTTTATCACCAAGAATGCAACATTAACAAACGAGAAGGAAGTTGACGCGCACCCTATTCGTGCTATGAAGTTTTCCGTCTCACCTGTTGTGCGTGTTGCAGTTCAGTGCAAGGTTGCGTCTGATCTTCCCAAGCTTGTTGAAGGTTTGAAACGTCTGGCAAAATCTGACCCTATGGTTGTGTGTACCATTGAAGAGTCTGGTGAACACATTATTGCTGGTGCTGGTGAACTCCATCTCGAAATCTGTTTGAAGGATCTGCAAGACGATTTCATGGGTGGTGCTGAAATCGTTGTTTCTGACCCTGTCGTGTCCTTCCGTGAAACTGTTCTCGAGAAATCTTCTCGAACTGTTATGAGCAAGTCCCCCAACAAACACAACCGTCTGTACATGGAAGCTCGTCCTTTGGAAGAAGGCCTTGCTGAAGCTATTGATGAAGGCAGAATTGGTCCTCGTGATGACCCCAAGGTTCGTGGACAGATCTTGTCTCAGGAATTTGGTTGGGACAAGGATCTTGCTAAGAAAATCTGGTGCTTCGGCCCTGAAACAACCGGGCCCAACATGGTTGTCGATATGTGTAAGGGAGTTCAGTATTTGAACGAAATCAAGGATTCAGTGGTTGCTGGTTTTCAGTGGGCTTCAAAGGAAGGAGCGTTGGCTGAAGAGAACATGAGAGGTATATGCTTTGAAGTGTGTGATGTCGTTCTTCATGCTGATGCTATTCATAGAGGTGGCGGTCAGGTTATTCCAACTGCTAGGAGGGTCATTTACGCCTCCCAGCTTACTGCTAAACCGAGACTTCTCGAACCAGTCTACCTTGTTGAAATTCAGGCACCCGAGCAAGCTTTAGGAGGAATCTACAGTGTGCTGAATCAAAGGCGTGGGCATGTGTTTGAGGAGATGCAGAGGCCGGGTACCCCACTTTACAACATCAAGGCTTACCTTCCAGTCGTGGAGTCGTTTGGGTTTTCGGGTGCTTTGAGAGCTTCTACATCGGGTCAAGCTTTCCCACAGTGTGTGTTTGATCATTGGGACATGATGTCAGCAGATCCGTTGGAAGCTGGATCTCAGGCGAGTACTCTTGTGAGCCAGATCCGTAAGAGGAAGGGTTTGAAGGAACAGATGACACCACTATCTGATTTTGAGGACAAGCTGTAAGCAGGATTAGTAGGTTTTGGAGCAATTTTGT includes these proteins:
- the LOC139855509 gene encoding elongation factor 2, producing MVKFTAEELRRIMDMKHNIRNMSVIAHVDHGKSTLTDSLVAAAGIIAQEVAGDVRMTDTRADEAERGITIKSTGISLYYEMTDAALKSFKGERMGNEYLINLIDSPGHVDFSSEVTAALRITDGALVVVDCIEGVCVQTETVLRQALGERIRPVLTVNKMDRCFLELQVDGEEAYQTFQRVIENANVIMATYEDPLLGDVMVYPEKGTVAFSAGLHGWAFTLTNFAKMYASKFGVDESKMMERLWGENFFDPKTKKWTTKNTGSATCKRGFVQFCYEPIKQVINTCMNDQKDQLWPMLTKLGVSLKSEEKELMGKALMKRVMQTWLPAATALLEMMIFHLPSPHTAQRYRVENLYEGPLDDQYANAIRNCDPDGPLMLYVSKMIPASDKGRFFAFGRVFAGKVSTGLKVRIMGPNFVPGEKKDLYVKSVQRTVIWMGKKQETVEDVPCGNTVALVGLDQFITKNATLTNEKEVDAHPIRAMKFSVSPVVRVAVQCKVASDLPKLVEGLKRLAKSDPMVVCTIEESGEHIIAGAGELHLEICLKDLQDDFMGGAEIVVSDPVVSFRETVLEKSSRTVMSKSPNKHNRLYMEARPLEEGLAEAIDEGRIGPRDDPKVRGQILSQEFGWDKDLAKKIWCFGPETTGPNMVVDMCKGVQYLNEIKDSVVAGFQWASKEGALAEENMRGICFEVCDVVLHADAIHRGGGQVIPTARRVIYASQLTAKPRLLEPVYLVEIQAPEQALGGIYSVLNQRRGHVFEEMQRPGTPLYNIKAYLPVVESFGFSGALRASTSGQAFPQCVFDHWDMMSADPLEAGSQASTLVSQIRKRKGLKEQMTPLSDFEDKL